In Gadus macrocephalus chromosome 11, ASM3116895v1, a single genomic region encodes these proteins:
- the sri gene encoding sorcin isoform X2, producing the protein MAYPGYGAPPQAGYAMGQQQQDPLYGFFSSVAGQDGQISAEELQRCLTQCGMAGSYKPFNLETCRLMINMLDRDMSGSMGFTEFKELAGALNGWKQNFVTMDRDRSGTIEAQEMQQALGSMGYNFSPQSLGVVLRRHSTHGRIAFDDYVACCVRLRSLTDHFRRRDSSQQGTAAFQYDDFIQVTMSS; encoded by the exons cagcagcagcaggatccTCTCTACGGATTCTTTTCATCTGTTGCCGGACAG GATGGCCAGATCTCTGCAGAGGAGCTTCAGAGGTGTCTCACACAGTGTGGAATGGCTGGCTCCTACAAGC CTTTTAACCTGGAGACCTGCAGACTCATGATCAACATGCTGGAC CGGGACATGTCGGGCTCCATGGGTTTTACTGAGTTCAAGGAGCTAGCGGGGGCCCTGAACGGCTGGAAGCAGAACTTTGTGACCATGGATCGGGACCGCAGCGGGACCATCGAGGCCCAAGAGATGCAGCAGGCCCTAGGCAGCATGG GTTATAACTTCAGCCCCCAGAGTTTGGGGGTCGTACTTCGACGCCACAGCACCCACGGGCGGATAGCCTTCGATGACTACGTGGCCTGTTGTGTTCGGCTACGCAGCCTCACTG atcACTTCCGGAGGAGAGACAGTTCACAACAAGGCACGGCCGCCTTTCAGTATGATGAT TTCATACAGGTTACCATGAGttcatga
- the sri gene encoding sorcin isoform X1 — protein sequence MAYPGYGAPPQAGYAMGQQQDPLYGFFSSVAGQDGQISAEELQRCLTQCGMAGSYKPFNLETCRLMINMLDRDMSGSMGFTEFKELAGALNGWKQNFVTMDRDRSGTIEAQEMQQALGSMGYNFSPQSLGVVLRRHSTHGRIAFDDYVACCVRLRSLTDHFRRRDSSQQGTAAFQYDDFIQVTMSS from the exons cagcagcaggatccTCTCTACGGATTCTTTTCATCTGTTGCCGGACAG GATGGCCAGATCTCTGCAGAGGAGCTTCAGAGGTGTCTCACACAGTGTGGAATGGCTGGCTCCTACAAGC CTTTTAACCTGGAGACCTGCAGACTCATGATCAACATGCTGGAC CGGGACATGTCGGGCTCCATGGGTTTTACTGAGTTCAAGGAGCTAGCGGGGGCCCTGAACGGCTGGAAGCAGAACTTTGTGACCATGGATCGGGACCGCAGCGGGACCATCGAGGCCCAAGAGATGCAGCAGGCCCTAGGCAGCATGG GTTATAACTTCAGCCCCCAGAGTTTGGGGGTCGTACTTCGACGCCACAGCACCCACGGGCGGATAGCCTTCGATGACTACGTGGCCTGTTGTGTTCGGCTACGCAGCCTCACTG atcACTTCCGGAGGAGAGACAGTTCACAACAAGGCACGGCCGCCTTTCAGTATGATGAT TTCATACAGGTTACCATGAGttcatga